Proteins from one Methanobacterium formicicum genomic window:
- a CDS encoding double zinc ribbon domain-containing protein: protein MEREEKKLRILKCSTCNTQVPEGARICTVCGEPLLASTSPKKSMCPHCYAEFPLEVEFCPSCGTKTKQITDKSKETTCPRCYSEIETDLSYCPQCGSDLSPSLTCPKCKGKIPPGRNRCPLCGTSRKEKGVSSYVIHQKLQKQREINRIDTTSKNMTPTPDNKTSLSQKVHSTPTFPDHELEKSNPEETKEEKINHQGYLVCNRCGGYYKLQPYECPADFKEKCPCGGKLQHQLKL, encoded by the coding sequence ATGGAAAGGGAAGAAAAAAAATTGAGGATCCTTAAATGCAGTACTTGTAATACTCAGGTTCCAGAAGGTGCCCGGATCTGCACGGTGTGTGGTGAACCACTGCTTGCCAGTACGTCTCCTAAAAAGAGTATGTGCCCTCACTGTTACGCTGAATTTCCACTGGAAGTTGAATTCTGCCCATCATGCGGAACCAAAACCAAACAAATTACCGACAAAAGCAAGGAAACAACCTGCCCCCGGTGTTATTCTGAAATAGAAACTGATTTAAGTTACTGCCCCCAGTGTGGTAGTGATCTTAGTCCATCCCTCACCTGCCCCAAATGTAAGGGCAAAATACCCCCGGGAAGGAATCGCTGCCCACTATGTGGAACTTCCCGAAAAGAGAAGGGCGTATCCAGCTATGTAATCCACCAGAAACTGCAAAAACAGCGAGAAATAAACAGAATAGATACCACCTCCAAAAATATGACTCCCACTCCCGATAATAAAACTTCACTAAGTCAAAAAGTGCACAGTACCCCTACCTTCCCGGACCATGAATTGGAAAAAAGTAACCCTGAAGAGACAAAGGAGGAAAAAATAAACCACCAGGGGTACCTGGTTTGCAACCGTTGCGGTGGTTACTACAAATTGCAACCATATGAGTGTCCCGCTGACTTTAAAGAGAAGTGCCCCTGCGGGGGAAAACTACAACACCAATTAAAATTATGA
- a CDS encoding zinc ribbon domain-containing protein codes for MVYCTKCGMENEDQSVYCAECGQKLQDDSETLQEMIHVAWNKGTVPPRKILCFTDKNAYIMEGNFLIGLGWGIGGIVGNYIEKKDTSQKEENARNANFQEVVAQDPEVVVIPYNEIMKVTMGKKRMLLNPSITIETTTDDYKFTVMDGKKYKQYQKSIPSILGDRVQVE; via the coding sequence ATGGTATACTGCACCAAATGTGGCATGGAAAATGAGGACCAGTCAGTTTATTGTGCTGAATGTGGTCAAAAGTTACAAGATGATAGTGAAACTCTCCAGGAAATGATTCATGTGGCCTGGAATAAAGGCACGGTTCCACCCCGGAAGATCCTCTGCTTCACCGACAAAAATGCTTACATTATGGAAGGAAACTTTCTAATTGGGCTGGGATGGGGAATTGGAGGAATTGTAGGTAATTACATTGAAAAGAAGGATACCTCCCAAAAGGAAGAAAATGCTCGAAATGCCAACTTTCAGGAAGTAGTGGCCCAGGACCCCGAGGTAGTGGTCATTCCCTACAATGAAATCATGAAGGTAACCATGGGAAAGAAGAGAATGCTGCTTAACCCTTCCATAACCATTGAAACCACCACCGATGATTACAAGTTCACAGTTATGGATGGTAAAAAGTACAAACAGTACCAGAAATCCATACCTTCAATTTTAGGCGATAGAGTGCAGGTTGAATGA
- a CDS encoding ARPP-1 family domain-containing protein, whose protein sequence is MDELIADYIYQMELGQLQEHQGMGVFPLYQKGGECTYLTLTEALQGEVLTVTEIDDVASVPELKVQNHADMPVLLLDGEELVGAKQNRVLNTTILLKPQSVTVIPVSCTEQGRWSYNSLEFAESGNVASYRMRRTKSASVNTSLRQKGEFYSNQRLVWDEIDEVSEKARTKSNTRALQDVYHSRRRDLDEYLESFPLEEGQKGLLVMVNGEVMGLDILSSASAYQLLHQKILKSYALEAMLSEGEGEGTFNGPECARSFLDDARLSVDEKHKSVGYGWDHRLEGPQIVGSALTYQDQVIHTAFFQMEENEKIGAMSSYRKRRDFRS, encoded by the coding sequence TTGGATGAACTGATTGCCGACTACATATACCAGATGGAACTGGGCCAGCTACAGGAACACCAGGGCATGGGTGTGTTCCCCCTTTACCAAAAGGGAGGGGAGTGTACTTATCTAACCCTGACCGAAGCTTTGCAGGGGGAAGTACTGACTGTCACTGAAATAGATGATGTGGCTTCTGTCCCGGAGTTGAAGGTTCAAAACCATGCCGATATGCCGGTACTATTACTTGACGGGGAGGAACTGGTTGGGGCCAAACAGAACCGTGTTTTAAACACTACTATATTATTAAAACCACAGTCAGTAACTGTGATACCGGTAAGCTGCACCGAACAGGGGAGGTGGAGTTACAATTCCCTGGAATTTGCTGAATCTGGTAACGTGGCTTCCTACCGGATGCGTCGAACAAAATCTGCCTCGGTGAATACTTCCCTGCGACAGAAGGGTGAGTTTTACTCTAACCAGAGACTGGTCTGGGATGAAATCGATGAGGTGAGTGAAAAAGCCCGGACAAAATCCAATACTCGGGCCCTGCAGGATGTATACCATTCCCGTCGGAGGGATCTGGATGAATACCTGGAATCATTCCCTCTGGAGGAGGGGCAGAAGGGTTTGCTGGTGATGGTTAATGGGGAAGTTATGGGTCTGGATATTCTATCCAGTGCCAGTGCTTACCAGTTACTCCACCAGAAAATCTTGAAAAGTTACGCCCTGGAGGCTATGCTCAGTGAAGGGGAGGGTGAAGGGACATTCAACGGACCGGAGTGTGCTCGTTCATTCCTGGATGATGCCCGCTTATCCGTGGATGAAAAACACAAATCAGTGGGTTATGGTTGGGACCACCGTCTGGAAGGGCCACAGATAGTGGGTTCAGCCCTCACCTACCAGGACCAGGTGATACACACTGCCTTCTTCCAGATGGAAGAAAATGAAAAAATAGGAGCCATGTCCAGTTACAGAAAACGGCGGGATTTCCGGAGCTAA
- a CDS encoding response regulator — MVDFKIMVVEDNFIFALDLQSKMESWGYTVGPVISSGEDAIAESFQEKPDLIIMDIGIKGELNGVEAARKIMKLHIPLIYVTGQGDEAVITEAAKTVPYAILKKPVDYEVLQHKIRSALELKIRKEQDEGDLIG; from the coding sequence GTGGTTGATTTTAAGATAATGGTGGTGGAAGATAATTTTATCTTTGCCCTGGACCTCCAGAGTAAAATGGAGTCATGGGGATACACTGTAGGGCCAGTGATCTCTTCGGGAGAAGATGCAATAGCAGAATCATTCCAGGAAAAACCAGATCTGATAATAATGGATATTGGGATTAAAGGAGAACTCAATGGAGTGGAGGCTGCCCGAAAAATTATGAAACTGCACATTCCCCTCATCTATGTAACTGGCCAGGGTGATGAGGCCGTAATAACCGAAGCAGCAAAAACTGTACCCTATGCCATTTTGAAGAAACCAGTGGATTATGAAGTGTTACAGCACAAGATAAGATCCGCCCTGGAATTAAAAATAAGAAAAGAACAGGATGAAGGTGATTTAATTGGATGA
- the csa3 gene encoding CRISPR-associated CARF protein Csa3 yields MENTLISTIYSLEPVMACITQFSPDKIVLIREEDAPAKMKETERMLQETVGRVLEIEVKPTSIYNVVMVARDTAEIIEEEHAHGRNIVVNISGGRKPQALGALFGSYARHDMVEKIVYITEEDKNIIDLPILNFGISKTKRIILEELNDGENNVKNLSTKIGISRGMTYNHIRELREMGLIDQKSLQITSAGELAII; encoded by the coding sequence ATGGAAAACACCTTAATCTCTACCATATATTCACTGGAGCCGGTAATGGCTTGCATTACTCAGTTTTCTCCAGATAAAATAGTCCTTATTCGGGAAGAGGATGCTCCAGCTAAGATGAAAGAAACTGAACGCATGCTGCAGGAAACTGTGGGGCGGGTTCTGGAAATTGAAGTCAAACCTACCAGTATATACAACGTGGTTATGGTGGCCCGGGACACTGCGGAAATAATAGAAGAAGAACACGCCCACGGAAGAAACATCGTGGTGAATATCAGTGGTGGTAGGAAACCACAGGCACTGGGAGCTCTTTTTGGTAGTTACGCGCGCCACGATATGGTGGAGAAGATCGTTTACATTACTGAGGAAGATAAGAACATTATCGACCTGCCCATTCTCAATTTTGGGATTTCCAAAACCAAAAGGATCATCCTCGAAGAGTTAAATGATGGTGAAAACAACGTTAAAAACCTGTCCACCAAGATCGGTATCAGCCGGGGAATGACCTATAACCACATCCGGGAACTCCGGGAAATGGGTTTAATAGATCAAAAAAGCCTGCAAATAACCAGTGCCGGGGAACTGGCCATTATATAA
- a CDS encoding PAS domain S-box protein encodes MSEIKIVLVNDEKTDAMDIKRSLKSFNYHVPFVASSGEEALSKILEIMPDLILIDIMLKGNVDAFELASKIKNLNIPILFLTARAEESAIERAMIIEPPVSIVKSSDPDELKFSIEHTLFQKEKDRETSWQISLTTAMNRVLKEALNCSSVHEVARICLDVASEFTHSAFGFIGEVNPEGRFNTIAISDSGWNNCIMPKTQAENAVLDMELQSYWSRPIKTGKTVMVNDPTLDPDQRGEPPGHPKITSFMGVPLKQGSKTVGMIAIANKESGYTLNDQKAMETLSVTIIEVISRKKAEITLQRSEERFRVVAESAVDGIVTTNLEGNIQFFNHSLEKIFGYHRAELIGKPLTTLMPDRYKDTYLKELERFKNSGYHRLVGKTVVTTGLKKDGTEFPFEMSLSSWKSGEKFYFTSIIRDLTSKIKAEEELQWSQERLKMGMDMASLAYWEYDIESDLFTFDDQFYALYGTTAEQEGGYQMTPQEYSQRFIPSKHQSIVAQEVGRALETDDPQFSSTAQHTIIRRDGEERYIIVRIRVVMDKDGRKIGTRGVNQDITELKMAEKALKESDRRLADIIDFLPDATFVIDKMGRVISWNRAIEEMTGVRADEILGKGNYEYSIPFYGLRRPILVDMVKAEDKEIREHYQIPQRRGEVLTAETEALLRGETRAVWAKAVPLYDSKGNFVGAIEAIRDINEMKQSRRKIRRELEINRALANIYAPIISPVSTMEDVGRTILNEAQKLTNSPQGFVSILDTPNDNTKMTLIGSQFLNGKDLALHLARDDSYNELWDHILHTIKPFYTNTPHEHLPLVSVPEGHFTVDSLLSVPVVLAEELVGQISVANAPEGYNRDDLDDISRLAVFCALAIQNKRAEQEIKQSLQDKEVLLREIHHRVKNNMQIISSLLNLQIRHVDGEQETNILKESQGRVKSMAMVHEKLYQSPTFTKIDFKDYAEKLINDIFYSYGVRKGTIETEIDVEDIHIGIDTAIPCGLIINELVTNSVKYAFPDNQGTLQIRLKTRNDHLEMVIADNGIGLPENLDYENTDSLGLQLVNNLVRQLDGQITLDRSKGTSFTISFQELHYKKRI; translated from the coding sequence GTGTCAGAAATTAAAATTGTCTTGGTAAATGACGAAAAAACCGATGCCATGGATATTAAACGGAGTTTAAAGTCATTTAACTACCATGTTCCATTCGTTGCCTCCAGCGGTGAGGAGGCTTTAAGTAAAATACTAGAGATAATGCCCGATCTTATTTTGATAGATATCATGCTTAAGGGGAATGTTGATGCCTTTGAACTTGCCTCTAAAATTAAAAATTTAAACATTCCTATCCTATTTTTAACAGCCCGTGCCGAGGAGTCGGCCATTGAAAGGGCCATGATTATTGAACCTCCGGTCAGTATCGTCAAATCCAGTGACCCGGATGAACTCAAATTTTCCATTGAACATACTCTCTTCCAGAAGGAAAAGGACCGGGAAACATCCTGGCAGATATCCCTAACCACAGCCATGAACCGAGTACTAAAAGAGGCTTTGAACTGCAGTTCAGTTCATGAAGTGGCCAGGATATGCCTGGATGTTGCTAGTGAGTTCACTCATAGTGCCTTTGGCTTCATTGGTGAAGTAAATCCAGAGGGTCGTTTCAACACCATTGCCATCAGTGATTCTGGCTGGAACAACTGTATCATGCCCAAAACCCAGGCTGAAAATGCAGTGTTGGATATGGAGTTGCAAAGTTACTGGAGCAGACCCATTAAAACTGGAAAAACAGTTATGGTAAATGATCCCACTTTGGATCCTGATCAAAGGGGTGAACCACCCGGACACCCTAAGATAACTTCCTTTATGGGAGTACCCCTTAAACAGGGAAGTAAAACTGTGGGAATGATTGCCATAGCCAATAAAGAATCTGGTTACACCCTCAATGATCAAAAGGCCATGGAAACCCTGTCTGTTACTATTATAGAAGTTATAAGTCGTAAAAAGGCGGAAATAACCCTTCAAAGAAGTGAAGAACGATTCCGTGTTGTAGCCGAGTCAGCAGTGGATGGAATAGTCACCACCAACCTGGAAGGTAACATCCAGTTCTTTAACCACAGTCTGGAGAAAATCTTCGGTTACCATCGAGCCGAACTCATTGGAAAACCCCTGACCACTTTAATGCCAGATCGCTATAAAGATACTTATTTAAAGGAACTGGAAAGGTTTAAAAATAGTGGCTATCATCGATTAGTGGGTAAAACAGTGGTAACCACAGGTTTAAAAAAGGATGGTACGGAGTTCCCTTTTGAAATGTCTTTATCCTCCTGGAAATCAGGAGAAAAATTTTATTTCACCTCTATTATCCGTGACTTAACCAGTAAGATAAAGGCGGAAGAAGAACTCCAATGGAGCCAGGAACGTCTTAAGATGGGGATGGACATGGCCAGTCTGGCTTACTGGGAATATGATATTGAAAGCGACCTCTTTACCTTCGATGACCAGTTCTACGCACTTTACGGTACCACTGCGGAACAGGAAGGTGGTTACCAGATGACTCCTCAGGAGTACTCGCAACGTTTTATTCCCTCCAAACACCAGTCCATAGTGGCCCAGGAAGTGGGCCGTGCCCTGGAAACTGATGATCCCCAATTCTCCAGCACAGCTCAGCACACCATCATCCGGCGCGATGGAGAAGAAAGATACATTATCGTCCGTATAAGGGTGGTAATGGATAAAGATGGGCGTAAAATCGGGACCCGTGGGGTTAATCAGGATATAACCGAACTTAAAATGGCTGAAAAAGCTTTAAAGGAATCTGATAGGCGCCTGGCAGACATCATCGATTTTTTACCCGATGCCACCTTTGTCATTGACAAAATGGGGCGGGTGATCTCCTGGAACCGGGCCATAGAAGAAATGACTGGTGTCCGGGCTGATGAAATATTGGGAAAGGGAAATTATGAATACTCAATACCCTTCTATGGCCTGCGCCGCCCGATACTGGTGGACATGGTAAAAGCCGAGGATAAAGAGATCCGTGAACACTACCAGATACCCCAGCGCCGAGGAGAAGTACTGACTGCCGAAACTGAGGCCCTATTAAGGGGAGAAACCAGGGCAGTCTGGGCCAAGGCCGTGCCCCTGTACGATAGTAAGGGTAACTTCGTGGGTGCTATTGAGGCCATAAGGGATATCAATGAGATGAAACAATCCCGGCGGAAGATCCGGAGGGAACTGGAAATCAACCGGGCACTGGCCAATATATACGCCCCCATAATTTCACCTGTATCCACCATGGAAGACGTAGGCCGCACCATACTGAATGAAGCCCAAAAATTAACCAACAGTCCACAGGGTTTTGTTTCTATACTCGATACACCTAATGATAACACTAAAATGACACTTATTGGCTCTCAGTTTTTAAATGGAAAGGATTTAGCTTTACATTTGGCCCGTGATGATAGTTATAATGAGCTCTGGGACCATATACTCCATACTATAAAGCCTTTTTATACTAACACTCCTCATGAACACCTTCCCCTTGTATCGGTTCCAGAAGGACACTTTACCGTGGACAGTTTGCTGTCAGTGCCGGTGGTTCTGGCTGAGGAACTGGTGGGACAGATCAGTGTGGCCAATGCTCCGGAAGGTTATAACCGTGATGATCTGGATGATATTAGTAGGTTAGCTGTTTTCTGTGCCCTGGCCATTCAAAATAAAAGGGCGGAACAGGAGATCAAACAATCCCTCCAGGATAAGGAAGTCTTACTCCGGGAAATTCACCATCGGGTTAAAAACAACATGCAGATAATATCCAGTCTCCTGAACCTGCAGATACGACATGTGGATGGCGAGCAGGAGACAAATATCCTAAAAGAGAGCCAGGGAAGGGTTAAAAGTATGGCCATGGTGCATGAGAAGCTTTACCAATCCCCCACCTTCACCAAAATTGACTTTAAAGACTACGCCGAAAAACTGATAAACGACATATTCTACTCATACGGAGTCCGGAAAGGAACCATTGAAACTGAAATAGATGTGGAAGATATTCACATTGGCATAGACACGGCTATTCCCTGCGGCTTGATCATAAACGAACTGGTAACCAACAGTGTCAAATACGCCTTTCCCGATAACCAGGGCACACTGCAGATCAGGCTCAAAACCAGGAATGACCACCTGGAAATGGTTATTGCCGATAATGGCATAGGCCTTCCTGAAAACCTTGATTATGAAAATACTGATTCACTGGGCTTACAACTGGTTAATAATCTGGTTAGACAACTGGATGGTCAAATAACACTTGACCGCAGTAAGGGGACATCTTTTACTATTTCTTTCCAGGAATTACACTATAAAAAAAGGATATAA
- a CDS encoding MFS transporter: protein MVNHRQNRILILLFVGVFMGSLDISIVGPALPSIQTYFTVNDRMLSWVFTIYILFFMLGTPVMAKLSDIYGRKAIYLLDILLFTIGSLLTITSFSFEMLLFGRAIQGLGAGGIFPVANAFIGDIFPPEKRGGALGILSSVWGWSSVMGPILGGVLLQYGWQWLFIINLPITITVIVLSLKILPGGERNNNVTFDWWGVLVLGLLVTFLAYGINQINTDTFLTSLLSVDVFPYLLLAVALLPILWKIEKKAQDPLIQVDLFKSREVKLVNSIMVGTGLVQAATVFIPAFIIVALAFSSTGASLMLIPVVLTMAVGAPVVGKLLDKFGSRNIMLIGSLIMASGLLMAGIFARDFYLLILAGVLIGVGMSTTIGSPPRYIMLVETPPRERASGQALLNIITSAGQLVGGALVGAFIGSYNGQLMGYQYAYLFIGLVAIVMAILAVGLKSRKEQIETAM from the coding sequence ATGGTAAACCACCGACAGAACCGCATTCTTATTCTCCTCTTTGTAGGTGTATTCATGGGTTCCCTGGATATAAGTATAGTGGGACCAGCACTCCCCAGTATCCAGACTTACTTTACAGTGAACGACCGGATGCTTTCCTGGGTTTTTACCATTTACATTCTCTTTTTTATGCTGGGAACACCGGTAATGGCTAAATTATCTGATATATATGGTAGAAAGGCCATTTACCTATTAGATATCCTTCTATTCACCATTGGGTCCCTGTTGACCATAACTTCATTCTCATTTGAAATGCTCCTCTTTGGTAGAGCCATACAGGGACTGGGTGCTGGTGGAATATTTCCTGTGGCTAACGCCTTCATCGGGGACATATTTCCCCCGGAAAAAAGGGGAGGTGCCCTGGGAATCCTGAGCTCAGTATGGGGCTGGTCCAGTGTTATGGGACCTATACTGGGAGGAGTGCTACTCCAGTACGGCTGGCAATGGCTGTTTATCATCAACCTGCCAATAACCATCACGGTAATAGTGTTGAGTCTCAAAATCCTCCCTGGTGGTGAGCGAAACAATAACGTCACCTTTGACTGGTGGGGGGTGCTGGTACTGGGCCTGCTGGTGACTTTCTTGGCCTACGGAATCAACCAGATCAACACCGACACCTTCCTCACCAGCCTGCTATCGGTAGATGTCTTCCCCTACCTGCTTTTAGCAGTAGCTCTCCTTCCTATTCTCTGGAAAATTGAAAAAAAGGCCCAGGATCCACTTATTCAGGTAGATCTTTTTAAAAGCAGGGAAGTTAAACTGGTGAACAGTATAATGGTGGGCACCGGCCTGGTTCAAGCGGCCACAGTTTTCATCCCAGCCTTTATTATTGTGGCCCTGGCCTTTTCATCTACTGGGGCCAGTTTAATGTTAATCCCCGTGGTCCTTACCATGGCCGTCGGGGCTCCGGTTGTAGGGAAGCTCCTGGACAAATTTGGTTCCCGTAATATAATGCTCATCGGATCCCTGATTATGGCCAGCGGACTGTTAATGGCTGGAATCTTTGCCAGGGATTTCTACCTGCTAATCCTGGCCGGTGTACTCATTGGTGTGGGAATGAGCACCACCATTGGCTCTCCACCCCGTTACATCATGCTGGTGGAGACACCTCCCCGGGAAAGGGCATCAGGCCAGGCCCTACTGAACATCATAACCAGTGCAGGACAGCTGGTGGGCGGAGCTCTGGTGGGGGCCTTCATCGGGTCCTACAATGGCCAACTCATGGGATACCAGTATGCTTACCTTTTTATTGGCTTAGTGGCTATTGTAATGGCTATACTAGCTGTTGGGCTTAAAAGCAGGAAGGAACAGATTGAAACTGCAATGTAG
- a CDS encoding sensor histidine kinase, protein MISLPSLVDTLYIVAYPLLMLGILTLMEKPYRLKLKSFLDSIIVSVSVMFIIWFPLIWPVIEPSQPDTPSMIFSLSYLFLDLLLLLVTQVVLFSEKKKISTISLFLVSLGIFSQVVGDMVFAYQVVVPNLLYLWLANTFYTLTIILIALAVLSYINKVEMDIKNKLSFYSALSPYNDWISYLPLVLVLFTYSLLIITTPDAALIWGVGIIVVLVILRQVIFLNDLKRAQITLKRNKEVISKRKEQLDFITSNMLDIISESDANGVLKYVSPSTQQLLGYHPQELVGHSLYELIHPDDQEKVRQTIKKSINATEGLRVESRLKTAEGKYIWIETTGKPVVDENGFRGFIYSGRDITEQKKSAEYIKKSLEEKEALLREIHHRVNNNLQVISSLLSLQSDNVRDPRDHELFVESQNRVRSMAMIHEKLYQSDKFNSINFRDYLKTLINRLIYDYSQDLGHIDLELDIENVELNIETSVPCGLIINELVSNSLKHAFPQGRNGKIIVKFHKIKDKYVLMVGDNGIGPLEKSVLESSKKLGFNLVKSLIKQLDASLEILESEGTLYRITFAELTYQKRF, encoded by the coding sequence TTGATATCTTTACCTTCCCTGGTCGATACTCTGTACATTGTTGCCTACCCCCTTTTGATGTTGGGAATACTGACCCTCATGGAAAAACCCTATAGATTAAAGTTAAAATCCTTTTTAGACTCGATTATTGTTTCGGTTTCGGTAATGTTCATTATATGGTTCCCCCTTATCTGGCCAGTGATTGAACCCAGCCAGCCGGATACACCGTCCATGATATTTTCCCTATCCTACCTGTTTCTGGATCTTCTCTTACTACTGGTTACACAGGTAGTGCTCTTCAGTGAAAAGAAAAAGATCAGTACTATATCGCTCTTTTTAGTATCCTTAGGCATATTCTCCCAGGTAGTGGGGGACATGGTCTTTGCCTACCAGGTAGTGGTCCCTAATCTGCTTTATCTGTGGCTGGCCAATACCTTCTACACTTTAACCATCATTCTAATTGCCCTGGCAGTTTTGTCCTATATCAATAAGGTTGAAATGGATATAAAGAATAAATTGTCATTTTACAGTGCTTTAAGTCCTTATAATGATTGGATTTCATATTTACCTTTGGTCCTGGTTCTTTTCACCTACAGTCTTTTAATAATAACCACTCCGGATGCTGCATTGATCTGGGGTGTGGGGATCATCGTGGTTCTGGTAATACTGAGGCAGGTCATCTTTTTAAATGACTTAAAGCGGGCTCAAATTACCCTTAAAAGAAATAAAGAAGTTATATCCAAAAGAAAAGAACAGCTGGACTTTATAACCTCTAACATGCTGGATATCATCAGTGAATCAGATGCCAATGGTGTTTTGAAATATGTCAGTCCCTCTACCCAACAACTCCTCGGCTACCATCCTCAGGAACTGGTGGGCCACTCCTTGTATGAACTGATACATCCTGATGACCAGGAAAAAGTACGCCAGACCATTAAAAAATCAATCAATGCCACCGAAGGTTTGAGGGTGGAGAGCAGGTTAAAAACTGCAGAAGGGAAATATATATGGATTGAAACAACGGGAAAACCAGTTGTTGATGAAAATGGATTTAGAGGATTTATATACAGTGGCAGGGACATCACTGAACAGAAAAAATCTGCAGAATATATTAAAAAATCTCTGGAAGAAAAGGAAGCACTTTTAAGGGAAATCCATCACCGGGTGAATAACAATCTACAGGTCATCTCCAGCTTATTGAGCCTGCAGTCCGATAATGTGAGGGATCCCCGGGATCATGAACTATTTGTGGAAAGCCAAAACCGGGTACGAAGCATGGCTATGATCCACGAAAAACTGTACCAATCTGATAAATTTAACTCCATAAACTTCAGAGATTACCTTAAAACACTTATCAATAGATTAATATATGATTATTCTCAGGATCTGGGCCACATTGACCTTGAACTGGATATTGAGAATGTGGAGTTGAATATTGAGACCTCGGTGCCCTGTGGTCTCATTATAAATGAACTGGTATCCAACTCATTGAAGCATGCTTTCCCTCAGGGCAGGAATGGTAAAATAATTGTGAAATTCCATAAAATAAAGGATAAATACGTTTTGATGGTGGGTGATAATGGAATAGGGCCACTGGAAAAATCAGTACTGGAAAGCAGTAAGAAACTGGGCTTTAATCTGGTAAAATCCCTCATCAAACAACTGGATGCCTCACTGGAAATTCTGGAAAGCGAGGGCACATTGTACCGAATCACCTTTGCCGAGTTAACTTACCAGAAAAGATTTTAA
- a CDS encoding zinc ribbon domain-containing protein: protein MENSRDVCSACNARIEPGSKFCTECGKPVEESLPEGMSDVESGNEKVEDKVTLQSTVKCPQCNTELSSEDKFCIECGALIETSTNCPQCNAPLEPGARFCTECGTVIEATDEEASPTTVKTGNVHTTIPSTSNSSTTTSRTREDPMDDLRETGKDLMQDVEKTGKGLMKDLGSFLGKSSKTDSRKKIKPAKKDQHFLVCNKCGGYYELKEGESPDDFDLECDCGGHLEHQDHV from the coding sequence ATGGAAAATTCAAGAGATGTTTGCAGTGCATGTAACGCTCGGATAGAGCCTGGATCAAAATTCTGTACCGAATGTGGTAAACCTGTTGAAGAATCCCTGCCGGAAGGCATGAGTGATGTGGAAAGTGGAAATGAAAAGGTTGAGGATAAGGTAACACTGCAATCCACAGTGAAATGTCCCCAGTGTAACACAGAACTATCCTCCGAAGATAAGTTCTGTATTGAGTGTGGTGCCCTAATAGAAACGTCCACAAATTGCCCGCAATGCAACGCTCCCCTAGAACCCGGGGCCCGGTTCTGTACCGAATGTGGCACGGTTATCGAAGCTACAGATGAGGAAGCATCACCCACCACGGTTAAAACCGGTAATGTTCATACCACCATTCCCTCAACTTCTAATAGTTCAACCACTACCTCACGCACCAGAGAAGATCCTATGGATGATCTTAGAGAAACAGGCAAGGATTTAATGCAGGATGTGGAAAAAACTGGAAAGGGACTTATGAAAGATCTGGGTAGTTTCTTGGGTAAATCATCTAAAACTGATTCTAGAAAAAAGATCAAACCAGCTAAAAAGGACCAGCATTTCCTGGTATGTAATAAATGTGGTGGTTACTATGAACTTAAGGAAGGTGAGTCACCAGATGACTTTGATCTTGAATGTGACTGCGGTGGACATCTGGAACACCAGGACCATGTATAA